A window of Nicotiana tabacum cultivar K326 chromosome 24, ASM71507v2, whole genome shotgun sequence contains these coding sequences:
- the LOC107799955 gene encoding putative xyloglucan 6-xylosyltransferase 3 — MGQESTFTAQKRAGALPVTTATANGGVRSRSATNSSALPRGRQIQRTFNNVKITILCGFVTILVLRGTIGIGNLSSSDADAETQNLIEETNRILAEIRSDKDPDDPVDQPETFMSLNETYSLGPKIVNWDKDRKMWLQKNPEFPNLVNGKPRILLVTGSPPNPCDNSIGDHYLLKAIKNKIDYCRIHGIEILYNLAHLDKEMAGYWAKLPLIRRLMLSHPEVEWIWWMDSDALFTDMVFEIPLSKYNRHNLVIHGYPDLLFDQKSWISVNTGSFLFRNCQWSLDLLDAWAPMGPKGPIRDEAGKILTANLKGRPAFEADDQSALIYLFISQKDKWMRKVFVENSYYLHGYWAGLVDRYEEMIEKYHPGLGDERWPFVTHFVGCKPCGSYGDYPAERCLKSMERAFNFADNQVLNLYGFRHKGLLSPNIKRIRNESDHPLQYVDQLDVRHAKHKST, encoded by the coding sequence ATGGGCCAAGAAAGCACATTCACAGCCCAGAAACGCGCCGGTGCACTCCCTGTAACAACAGCCACCGCCAACGGCGGCGTCCGCAGCCGCTCCGCCACCAATTCTTCTGCCTTACCACGCGGCCGTCAGATCCAACGTACATTCAACAACGTCAAAATCACCATCCTCTGCGGCTTCGTCACTATCCTCGTCCTCCGTGGCACCATCGGCATTGGCAACCTCTCATCCTCCGACGCCGACGCCGAGACTCAGAATCTCATAGAAGAAACTAATCGGATCCTCGCCGAAATCCGATCCGATAAGGACCCGGACGACCCGGTTGATCAACCCGAGACTTTCATGAGCCTGAATGAGACTTACAGTTTAGGTCCAAAGATTGTTAATTGGGATAAAGACCGGAAAATGTGGCTCCAGAAGAATCCGGAATTTCCGAATTTGGTTAATGGTAAGCCTCGGATTTTACTTGTAACTGGTTCTCCTCCAAATCCTTGTGATAATTCAATTGGAGATCATTATTTGTTGAAGGCAATAAAGAACAAGATTGATTATTGTCGGATTCATGGTATTGAAATTTTGTATAATTTAGCTCATTTGGATAAGGAAATGGCTGGTTATTGGGCCAAACTGCCATTGATTCGTAGGCTAATGTTATCTCACCCTGAAGTAGAATGGATTTGGTGGATGGACAGTGATGCATTGTTTACTGATATGGTTTTCGAGATCCCTTTATCTAAGTATAATCGTCATAATCTTGTTATTCACGGGTACCCGGATTTATTGTTTGATCAGAAATCATGGATTTCAGTGAACACGGGTAGTTTTCTCTTTAGGAATTGCCAGTGGTCTCTTGATTTGTTGGATGCTTGGGCACCGATGGGACCTAAAGGTCCTATTCGTGATGAAGCTGGGAAGATTTTGACAGCTAATTTAAAGGGTAGACCAGCATTTGAAGCGGATGATCAGTCTGCGCTAATATACTTGTTCATATCACAGAAGGATAAATGGATGCGGAAGGTGTTTGTTGAAAATTCTTATTATCTACATGGATATTGGGCGGGGTTAGTTGATAGGTACGAAGAGATGATTGAGAAGTACCATCCCGGTTTAGGTGATGAGAGATGGCCATTTGTTACTCATTTTGTAGGATGCAAGCCTTGTGGGAGTTATGGAGATTACCCTGCTGAGAGATGCTTGAAAAGCATGGAGAGGGCTTTCAATTTTGCAGATAATCAAGTGCTTAACTTATACGGGTTTAGGCATAAAGGATTGTTGAGTCCTAACATCAAAAGGATTAGGAATGAATCTGATCACCCGCTGCAGTACGTAGATCAGTTAGATGTTCGACATGCAAAGCACAAGAGCACATGA